The Salvia miltiorrhiza cultivar Shanhuang (shh) chromosome 1, IMPLAD_Smil_shh, whole genome shotgun sequence genome has a window encoding:
- the LOC131010214 gene encoding uncharacterized protein LOC131010214, with protein MAIERPKLQDDQRNKVAQWLLEHSSEGKLRHGAKKEAALHFKVNLKTIWRIWSQVSNQRASGVPVQVKSIRKGCIHKDKMLIDGEKVKKLSVLERSTLRCMSTHLGVSKSLLHQWVKEKKLKPHTNAIKPFLTTQNKLCRLRWSLKQLSGVSEDGFIPFQSMYNTIHIDEKWFYLTKTNDRYYLMPDEEEPHRTCKSKRHIEKIMFMCAAARPIIDEDGTVIFDGKLGIYPFITTEPAQRNSKNRVKGTLKVKAIAAITKPIIRDCLIKQMVPDFMAKWPKTSSKHIYIQQDNAKPHIQANDPEFQAVANTNGFKFQLVCQPANSPDTNVNDLGFFRAIQSLKDQKPAKNVEELLENVKAAYEEYPPEKLNNVFLTLQGCYQEIIKCKGGNNYKIPHMNKERLSRQGMLPQCIQVEESLVKESLEFLQMESSEEGEILRLEDVIEGLNEVLLID; from the exons ATGGCTATAGAAAGGCCAAAGTTACAAGATGATCAAAGAAACAAAGTTGCCCAATGGCTGTTAGAGCATAGCAGTGAAGGCAAACTTCGCCATGGAGCAAAAAAAGAGGCGGCACTTCACTTCAAAGTAAACTTGAAGACCATTTGGAGGATTTGGAGCCAAGTCTCCAATCAAAGAGCATCCGGTGTACCTGTCCAGGTTAAATCAATTAGAAAAGGATGTATACACAAGGATAAGATGCTCATTGATGGTGAAAAAGTCAAAAAACTTTCAGTTTTAGAAAGAAGTACACTGAGATGCATGTCGACTCACCTAGGAGTGTCTAAATCTTTGCTTCATCAATGGGTGAAGGAGAAAAAACTGAAACCACATACAAATGCCATAAAACCCTTCCTTACCACACAAAACAAGCTATGTAGGCTGAGGTGGAGCCTTAAACAGCTCAGTGGGGTCAGTGAGGATGGTTTTATACCATTTCAAAGTATGTACAACACCATCCACATCGATGAAAAATGGTTCTATCTTACCAAAACCAATGATAGATACTACCTCATGCCCGATGAGGAAGAACCACATAGGACATGCAAATCAAAAAGGCATATTGAAAAAATCATGTTTATGTGTGCTGCTGCGAGGCCGATCATTGATGAAGATGGCACAGTCATATTCGATGGAAAGTTAGGCATTTATCCTTTCATAACCACAGAGCCAGCACAAAGGAACTCGAAAAACAGAGTGAAAGGTACGCTGAAAGTTAAGGCAATTGCAGCAATCACTAAGCCCATCATTAGAGACTGCCTTATAAAACAG ATGGTTCCTGACTTCATGGCCAAGTGGCCGAAGACATCAAGCAAGCACATATATATCCAACAAGATAATGCCAAACCACACATTCAAGCAAATGATCCAGAGTTTCAAGCGGTTGCAAATACTAATGGATTTAAATTCCAATTAGTATGCCAGCCAGCTAATTCACCGGATACAAATGTCAACGACCTCGGGTTTTTCAGAGCTATTCAGAGCCTAAAAGATCAAAAACCAGCCAAGAATGTCGAGGAGTTACTAGAGAATGTGAAAGCTGCGTACGAGGAATACCCACCAGAGAAGCTCAACAATGTTTTCCTAACCTTACAAGGCTGCTATCAAGAGATAATCAAGTGTAAGGGTGGGAACAACTACAAGATTCCACATATGAAtaaagaaagattgtccaggcAGGGGATGTTACCACAATGTATTCAAGTTGAAGAATCACTTGTCAAGGAAAGTCTAGAGTTCCTACAGATGGAATCAAGTGAAGAAGGCGAAATTTTAAGGCTTGAAGATGTCATAGAAGGGCTGAATGAAGTGTTACTTATAGACTAG